A region of Solanum dulcamara chromosome 7, daSolDulc1.2, whole genome shotgun sequence DNA encodes the following proteins:
- the LOC129896573 gene encoding cytochrome c oxidase assembly protein COX16, mitochondrial gives MTTTQTTMSQPNKANDRAASSAVSAQNPASSFKRLGRKSPFMRYGLPMISLAVLGSIGLSELLQGSKDIAKVKDDQEWEIIETRKALSRYGPVNAYNPKKMNLEEELKALQEKIDINDYEYKKIPKPKESE, from the exons ATGACAACTACCCAGACTACAATGAGTCAGCCTAATAAAGCTAATGACCGAGCAGCCTCCTCTGCTGTCAGTGCTCAAAACCCAGCTTCCTCATTCAAAAGATTGGGCAGGAAATCCCCATTTATGAGATATGGACTTCCTATGATCTCACTAGCGGTGCTTGGATCTATTGGTCTTAGCGAACTTCTGCAAGGCAG CAAGGATATAGCTAAGGTAAAGGATGATCAAGAGTGGGAAATCATCGAAACAAGAAAAGCTCTTTCACGATATGGACCTGTCAATGCATATAACCCCAAAAAAATGAACTTGGAGGAAGAACTAAAG GCTTTGCAAGAGAAGATTGATATTAATGATTATGAATATAAGAAAATCCCTAAGCCCAAGGAAAGCGAATAA
- the LOC129895916 gene encoding plastid division protein PDV1 → MKWEMEVYEIEAVLEKIWDLHDKLSDAIHSVSRAQFLNSVKSRTKSDDFYTHRSNKKNDNNGDQVKAGYVFVKEFRVDDDESALHEAKSLNDIRTALEHLEDQLEFFHTVQNQQRAERDAALARLEQSRIVLAMRLAEHPGKKYKFIEEAQSLVGDVCNASQFVSPENLYGPATSAPGENSTTQKRKRSNALFNIFFSSFNFFRKSLRVDEVGGILGNAALVAISMLALMHLQQVGSKEKYLLDLPLGQDVDYNRNIRKLSQPDGSSSGLNLDVLSARG, encoded by the exons ATGAAATGGGAAATGGAGGTGTATGAAATCGAAGCTGTTCTCGAGAAAATCTGGGATTTACATGATAAGCTCAGCGATGCTATTCACTCTGTTTCTCGAGCTCAATTCCTCAATTCCGTCAAGTCTCGCACCAAGTCCGACGACTTCTACACTCACCGTTCTAACAAGAAAAACGATAACAATGGAGATCAGGTAAAGGCTGGTTACGTTTTCGTTAAGGAGTTCcgtgttgatgatgatgaatcCGCTCTTCATGAGGCTAAGAGTCTCAACGACATTCGGACTGCACTCGAACACCTTGAAGACCAGCTCGAGTTCTTCCAT ACCGTACAAAATCAGCAACGTGCAGAGAGGGATGCTGCACTTGCTCGCTTAGAGCAAAGCCGAATTGTACTTGCAATGCGATTGGCTGAACATCCGGGTAAGAAATATAAATTCATTGAAGAAGCTCAATCTTTGGTGGGAGATGTTTGTAATGCCAGTCAGTTTGTTTCTCCTGAAAATCTTTATGGTCCTGCTACAAGCGCCCCAGGTGAAAATTCAACGACGCAGAAGAGGAAGAGATCAAATGCTCTATTCAATATATTCTTTTCTAGTTTTAATTTCTTTAGGAAGTCTCTTAGAGTGGATGAAGTGGGTGGAATTTTGGGGAATGCAGCCTTGGTTGCAATCAGCATGCTGGCACTGATGCATCTGCAGCAAGTTGGTAGCAAGGAAAAATACCTTCTGGACCTCCCATTAGGACAAGACGTTGACTACAACAGAAATATCAGAAAACTCTCTCAGCCCGATGGATCATCTTCCGGTCTAAATTTGGATGTGTTGTCAGCCAGGGGCTGA
- the LOC129895654 gene encoding RNA-binding NOB1-like protein: MPHYFDDEEDYGFIVSFLMSSMDTQPSSPQPPCWSNIVKQQPPPQPSPQSSITPATVAAAAAAATAAAGNGVLVGNCKSTKGIAVAVVDANSIIQGGDKLNHSADRFVSVPEVLSEIRDPNSRHSLNFLPFTVDTTEPSPDSLKKVISFARATGDLHTLSDVDLKLIALTYTLEAQFHGTQHLRDCLPPIHMVNVKRLPEKELPGWGTNVPNPEEWEAIEHALDNGANTNSRILPLKDLSLNVVPLDQQSGRDDSVVNGGDSHSENQMDADDGFSKPQKYLAQKKEVKIEGKKMVADGIDASQGQYDDHGDDWLPAVSRSTHRRFLRRKARREMSETSSKMDDLQDATENTVDENLDNCQCDDISMRHNPEENPKKNAEDGKVSEVKDGEENLFTILSQMRLEEDSAQALQDDADVNISIEGPESNDTKQDGKEFEEDEGENFDCADGGVEDAEMASQMDESIETSFVDDNSSEQSWMLKSLSESSVACVTADYAMQNVILQMGLRLVAPGGMQIRELHRWVLKCHACYKVTTDVTRIFCPNCGNGGTLRKVAVTVGENGIVIAARRPRISLRGTKFSLPLPRGGRDAVTKNPILREDQLPQKYLYPKTKKKNKEGDDVFTPDTIFLNHTSKKAPLQPPVRKALAVFSGKRNPNDNHYSRAKH, from the exons ATGCCTCATTATtttgatgatgaagaagattAT GGGTTTATAGTTTCCTTCCTGATGAGCTCCATGGATACCCAGCCATCTTCTCCACAACCACCATGTTGGAGCAACATAGTGAAGCAACAACCGCCGCCACAACCATCGCCGCAATCATCTATTACTCCGGCCACCGTCGCTGCCGCCGCAGCTGCAGCAACGGCGGCGGCAGGTAACGGAGTTTTGGTAGGGAATTGCAAGTCGACGAAGGGGATAGCAGTGGCTGTGGTAGATGCTAACTCTATAATTCAAGGCGGAGATAAGCTGAATCATTCTGCTGACCGATTTGTTTCGGTACCTGAAGTGCTTTCAGAGATTCGTGACCCGAATTCACGTCATTCACTCAATTTCCTTCCGTTCACTGTTGATACCACAGAGCCGTCTCCCGATTCTCTTAAGAAAG TTATCAGCTTTGCAAGGGCTACGGGTGATTTGCACACACTTTCTGATGTGGATCTCAAGCTCATTGCCTTAACTTATACCTTGGAGGCTCAATTTCATGGAACTCAACATCTCCGAGATTGCCTGCCACCTATTCACATGGTTAATGTGAAAAGGTTGCCAGAGAAGGAGTTGCCTGGATGGGGCACGAACGTCCCTAATCCGGAGGAATGGGAAGCAATAGAACATGCACTTGATAATGGAGCAAACACCAACTCTAGAATTCTTCCCTTGAAAGATTTGAGTTTGAATGTTGTTCCTCTTGATCAACAAAGTGGTAGAGATGATTCTGTCGTGAATGGTGGTGATTCTCATTCTGAGAATCAGATGGATGCCGATGATGGCTTCAGTAAACCTCAAAAGTACTTGGCACAGAAAAAAGAAGTGAAGATTGAAGGTAAGAAGATGGTTGCCGATGGAATTGATGCATCACAAGGACAATATGATGATCATGGTGATGATTGGCTACCCGCTGTGAGCAGAAGTACTCATAGAAGATTTCTCAGACGAAAAGCTAGACGTGAAATGTCTGAGACATCATCTAAAATGGATGATTTACAAGATGCAACTGAAAATACAGTAGATGAAAACCTCGACAACTGTCAATGCGACGATATCTCTATGCGTCATAACCCTGAAGAAAATCCCAAGAAGAATGCCGAGGATGGTAAGGTTTCTGAAGTAAAAGATGGTGAGGAAAATTTGTTTACGATTTTGAGTCAGATGCGGCTTGAAGAAGATTCTGCACAAGCTCTTCAAGATGATGCAGATGTAAACATTTCCATTGAGGGGCCTGAATCAAATGATACTAAGCAAGACGGAAAAGaatttgaagaagatgaagggGAGAATTTCGACTGTGCTGATGGAGGAGTGGAAGATGCAGAGATGGCCAGCCAGATGGATGAGAGCATTGAGACATCGTTTGTGGATGATAACAGCAGTGAACAAAGTTGGATGTTAAAATCCTTGTCCGAGTCAAGCGTTGCCTGTGTGACAGCTGATTATGCAATGCAAAATGTTATTCTTCAAATGGGTTTACGCCTTGTGGCACCTGGAGGAATGCAGATCCGTGAACTGCACAG GTGGGTACTGAAATGCCATGCCTGCTATAAAGTGACAACAGATGTTACTAGGATTTTCTGTCCCAATTGTGGAAATGGAGGCACTTTACGCAAGGTAGCAGTGACTGTTGGTGAAAATGGCATTGTGATTGCAGCACGCAGACCACGTATATCCTTGCGAGGGACAAAG TTCTCCCTGCCTTTACCTCGAGGGGGTAGAGATGCTGTTACCAAGAACCCAATATTACGTGAGGATCAGCTGCCACAGAAGTATCTTTATCctaaaacaaagaagaagaacaag GAGGGGGACGACGTATTTACTCCGGACACTATTTTTCTCAACCATACTAGTAAGAAGGCTCCTCTGCAGCCCCCTGTTCGCAAGGCACTAGCTGTTTTCAGCGGGAAGAGGAATCCTAATGACAATCATTATTCTCGCGCTAAGCATTAG